Proteins from a genomic interval of Capsicum annuum cultivar UCD-10X-F1 chromosome 4, UCD10Xv1.1, whole genome shotgun sequence:
- the LOC107868234 gene encoding G2/mitotic-specific cyclin-2 yields the protein MGVSSNENNQARMTKSTNGQEMGYREFGVETRNNRRALSAINQNFIGANQYPCVVNKRGLSDANEICNKNPPIPAHRPITRKFAAQIASSRQHYQEETKKPKLAAEGFHVWEDVHIIDVDEYEAEKDQPVPMSLEQTETILHDNKTQMEIEMEDIFEETAIDIDSGDLKNPLAAVDYVQDLYAYYSKMEVCSCVSPDYMAQQSDVNERMRSILIDWLIEVHHKFDLREETLFLTVNLIDRFLEKQSVVRKKLQLVGLVATLLACKYEEVTLPVVDDLVFISDKAYSRKEVLEMEKLMLNTLQFNMSVPTPYVFMRRFLKAAQSDRKLELLSFFLIELCLVEYEMLKFPPSFIAAAAIFTAQCTLYGVKQWSTTCELHTKYSEDQLLECSRLIVGFHQRAATGKLTGVHRKYNTSKSGYAAKCAPAHFLLEQCQ from the exons aAATGGGATACAGAGAATTTGGAGTGGAGACGAGGAACAATCGAAGAGCATTGAGTGCAATTAATCAGAATTTTATTGGAGCTAATCAGTACCCTTGTGTTGTTAACAAGAGAGGATTATCTGA TGCTAATGAAATCTGCAACAAGAATCCTCCTATTCCAGCTCATAGACCAATCACAAG GAAATTTGCTGCACAAATTGCTAGCTCACGACAGCATTATCAAGAG GAAACCAAGAAACCTAAATTAGCAGCTGAAGGTTTTCATGTATGGGAGGATGTACATATAATAGATGTGGATGAATATGAGGCAGAAAAGGACCAACCTGTTCCAATGTCTTTGGAACAAACTGAGACGATATTACATGACAACAAGACTCAAATG GAGATTGAGATGGAGGATATATTTGAGGAGACGGCGATAGATATTGACAGTGGTGACTTAAAGAATCCACTTGCAGCTGTTGACTATGTCCAAGATCTGTATGCTTACTACTCAAAAATGGAA GTCTGCAGCTGTGTCTCGCCAGACTATATGGCACAACAGTCTGACGTAAACGAGAGGATGAGATCTATACTAATAGACTGGCTAATTGAG GTACATCACAAGTTCGATCTCAGGGAAGAGACGTTATTCTTAACTGTTAACTTAATAGATAGATTTTTGGAGAAGCAATCTGTTGTGAGAAAGAAGCTGCAGCTTGTTGGACTGGTTGCCACACTACTCGCGTGTAAATATGAGGAGGTTACTCTCCCTGTGGTGGATGATTTGGTGTTTATTTCGGATAAAGCATACTCAAGGAAGGAGGTTCTTGAAATG GAAAAATTGATGCTCAATACACTCCAGTTTAATATGTCCGTTCCTACTCCATATGTTTTTATGAGAAGATTTCTCAAGGCTGCTCAATCGGATCGAAAG CTTGAGCTACTTTCGTTCTTCTTGATTGAGCTTTGCCTCGTGGAATACGAGATGCTTAAATTCCCACCATCCTTTATCGCTGCTGCTGCAATCTTTACAGCTCAGTGCACACTTTATGGTGTTAAACAATGGAGCACGACTTGTGAGTTGCATACAAAATACTCAGAAGATCAACTTCT GGAGTGCTCGAGATTGATCGTGGGATTCCACCAAAGGGCAGCAACGGGGAAACTAACAGGGGTACATAGAAAGTATAACACGTCTAAATCTGGTTATGCAGCAAAATGTGCGCCAGCTCATTTTCTTCTTGAGCAGTGCCAATAA